In a genomic window of Desulfatirhabdium butyrativorans DSM 18734:
- a CDS encoding LutC/YkgG family protein yields MPQSDCVQKLMEKAQLVQAVAKRVSGLQEVADYTCFLLGDAGGKSGLAVVGFPESDQAFLESAFSQKGIGLLPSPLRERMRDIRVALTPCAYAIAETGSLVLLSQSEDLRLASMLSDTHVVCVNPESIFADAFSFSETLRREIESGCGYVSFITGASRTADIERVLAIGVHGPQELHILLMEGRQS; encoded by the coding sequence ATGCCACAATCCGATTGCGTTCAAAAGCTGATGGAAAAGGCGCAGCTCGTTCAGGCGGTTGCGAAACGGGTTTCCGGCCTCCAGGAGGTGGCGGATTATACCTGTTTCCTTCTGGGAGATGCGGGGGGGAAATCCGGTCTTGCCGTCGTCGGGTTTCCTGAAAGCGATCAGGCCTTTCTGGAATCCGCATTCAGCCAGAAAGGGATCGGCCTCCTGCCTTCTCCCCTTCGGGAACGGATGCGGGACATCCGGGTCGCCCTGACGCCCTGTGCCTATGCCATCGCCGAAACCGGCTCCCTCGTTTTGCTCTCGCAGAGCGAAGATCTGCGCCTTGCCTCGATGCTTTCCGATACGCATGTGGTCTGCGTGAATCCGGAGAGCATCTTTGCCGATGCCTTTTCGTTTTCAGAGACGCTGCGCAGGGAAATTGAAAGTGGATGCGGATATGTGTCGTTTATCACCGGAGCCAGCCGGACCGCCGACATCGAACGCGTCCTTGCCATCGGCGTGCACGGCCCACAGGAACTTCATATCCTTCTGATGGAGGGTCGCCAATCATGA